The proteins below come from a single Streptomyces sp. B3I8 genomic window:
- a CDS encoding ComEC/Rec2 family competence protein, producing MRGGRLGEAHPRQRNPSDLRLVPPALGAWAAAAWALDAPPGWVTGVTVGCALVAGGLLLSRRTAWPAVPVAAVLLCVAAAAASAGLHGADLRRGPVPDLARHYATVTAEVELTSDPRLVRPKVVGDRAAPRAVLLHADVRRLTRPDGTTASTRTPVLLLVDARSHRIAPDPSATDDAGPGADRDRRSPWLELLPSTRLRVVARLAPALSGGDRVAAVLRVRGKGAPETLRAPSAPQRWAGRLRDGLREATAGLDPDPRALLPGLVVGDTARITPELDDAFKATDLTHLLAVSGGNFTLLLALFLGPPGLAQRVERRGLAPRLGIPLRGTALLGGVLTVGFVVVCRPDPSVLRAAACGGVALLALATGRRRSLLPALAAAVLLLVLYDPWLARGYGFLLSVLATGALLTVAPRWSAALRRRQVPPRLAEALAAAAAAQAVCAPVVAVLSARVSLVAVPCNLLAEFAVAPATVLAFAALAVAPVSMPFAETLAWCAGWPAGWIADIARTGASLPGAGVDWPGDWTGALLLALATAGVVVVGRRILRRPWLTAATALLLALVVVRPPPLTRVITGWPPPGWRYAMCDVGQGDATVLAAGEGTGIVVDAGPDPVLVDRCLSALGITRIPLVVLTHFHADHVAGLPGVLRGRSVGAIETTGLAEPPEQALSVRAQAAARHIPVTRAVAGEQRRTGALTWQVLWPPPDPALRPDGPNDASVTLLVKSGGLRLLLLGDLEPLSQQALLASPTARQLDGVDVLKVAHHGSAYQDADLLRRASPRLALISCGRDNPYGHPAPGTVAALRAEGAKVLRTDRDGAVAVTGEGDRLAVVRA from the coding sequence ATGCGCGGCGGTCGGCTCGGGGAGGCGCATCCGCGGCAGCGGAACCCGAGCGACCTGCGGCTGGTGCCGCCGGCGCTCGGCGCGTGGGCGGCGGCCGCATGGGCGCTGGACGCGCCGCCGGGATGGGTCACCGGTGTGACAGTCGGCTGCGCGCTGGTCGCCGGTGGGCTGCTGCTGTCACGGCGGACCGCCTGGCCGGCGGTGCCGGTCGCCGCCGTACTGCTGTGTGTCGCCGCGGCCGCCGCCTCGGCGGGGCTGCACGGCGCGGACCTGCGACGCGGACCGGTCCCCGACCTCGCCCGCCACTACGCCACGGTGACCGCGGAGGTGGAACTGACCTCCGATCCGCGACTGGTCCGTCCGAAGGTCGTCGGCGACCGCGCGGCGCCGAGAGCGGTGTTGCTGCACGCGGACGTACGACGCCTGACGCGACCGGACGGCACGACGGCGTCGACCCGTACGCCGGTACTCCTGCTGGTCGACGCGCGAAGCCATCGCATCGCCCCCGACCCTTCCGCCACAGACGACGCCGGCCCCGGAGCCGACCGTGACCGGCGCTCACCCTGGCTCGAGTTGCTGCCGTCCACACGGTTGCGGGTGGTCGCACGGCTCGCGCCGGCGCTGTCCGGCGGGGACCGGGTCGCCGCCGTGCTGCGGGTACGGGGGAAGGGGGCACCCGAGACGCTGCGGGCGCCCTCGGCCCCGCAGCGCTGGGCGGGGAGGCTGCGGGACGGACTCAGGGAGGCGACCGCCGGCCTGGATCCCGACCCACGGGCGCTGCTGCCGGGACTGGTCGTCGGGGACACCGCACGTATCACCCCGGAACTGGACGACGCGTTCAAGGCGACCGACCTCACGCACCTCCTCGCGGTCAGTGGGGGCAACTTCACCCTGCTCCTCGCCCTGTTCCTCGGCCCGCCGGGGCTCGCCCAGCGCGTGGAGCGGCGCGGACTCGCCCCCCGGCTCGGGATCCCACTGCGCGGCACCGCGCTGCTCGGCGGGGTGCTCACGGTGGGGTTCGTCGTGGTGTGCCGACCGGATCCGAGCGTGCTGCGGGCGGCGGCCTGCGGTGGGGTCGCGCTGCTCGCCCTCGCCACCGGGCGGCGCAGATCGCTGCTGCCCGCGCTGGCCGCGGCAGTGCTGCTGCTCGTGCTGTACGACCCGTGGCTGGCCCGTGGATACGGTTTCCTGCTCTCCGTGCTGGCGACCGGCGCGCTGCTCACCGTGGCTCCCCGGTGGAGTGCCGCGCTACGCCGGCGGCAGGTCCCGCCACGGTTGGCCGAGGCACTGGCGGCGGCGGCCGCCGCGCAGGCGGTGTGCGCCCCGGTGGTCGCGGTGCTGTCCGCCCGGGTCAGCCTGGTCGCGGTGCCGTGCAACCTGCTCGCGGAGTTCGCGGTCGCCCCCGCCACCGTGCTGGCTTTCGCGGCCCTGGCGGTGGCACCGGTGTCGATGCCGTTCGCCGAAACCCTCGCGTGGTGCGCGGGGTGGCCCGCCGGGTGGATCGCCGACATCGCCCGCACCGGGGCGTCCCTGCCGGGCGCGGGCGTGGACTGGCCGGGCGACTGGACCGGGGCCCTGCTGCTGGCCCTGGCCACGGCCGGTGTCGTGGTCGTCGGACGGCGGATCCTGCGGCGGCCGTGGCTCACGGCCGCGACCGCGCTGCTCCTGGCGCTGGTGGTGGTCCGGCCGCCACCGCTGACCAGGGTGATCACGGGGTGGCCGCCGCCGGGGTGGCGGTACGCGATGTGCGATGTCGGCCAAGGTGACGCGACGGTCCTCGCGGCGGGCGAAGGCACCGGCATCGTGGTGGACGCCGGACCCGACCCGGTGCTGGTGGACCGGTGCCTGAGCGCTCTCGGCATCACCCGGATCCCGCTGGTGGTGCTCACCCACTTCCACGCCGACCACGTGGCGGGGCTCCCCGGCGTCCTACGGGGACGTTCGGTCGGGGCCATCGAAACGACCGGACTCGCGGAGCCACCCGAACAGGCACTGTCCGTCCGCGCCCAAGCGGCGGCCCGGCACATCCCCGTGACCCGCGCGGTGGCGGGAGAACAGCGGCGCACCGGAGCGCTCACCTGGCAGGTGCTCTGGCCACCCCCGGACCCCGCGCTCCGCCCCGACGGCCCCAACGACGCCAGCGTCACCCTGCTGGTGAAGTCCGGCGGGCTGCGCCTGCTCCTGCTGGGCGACCTCGAACCGCTGTCCCAGCAGGCCCTGTTGGCCTCCCCCACCGCCCGGCAACTGGACGGGGTGGACGTCCTCAAGGTGGCCCACCACGGCAGCGCCTACCAGGACGCCGACCTCCTGCGCAGAGCATCACCCCGCCTCGCCCTCATCTCCTGCGGCCGGGACAACCCCTACGGCCACCCGGCCCCGGGCACGGTGGCGGCGCTGCGCGCGGAGGGCGCGAAGGTGCTCCGCACGGACCGGGACGGGGCGGTCGCCGTGACGGGCGAGGGGGACCGGCTGGCCGTGGTGCGGGCATGA